One region of Paucibacter aquatile genomic DNA includes:
- the gatC gene encoding Asp-tRNA(Asn)/Glu-tRNA(Gln) amidotransferase subunit GatC, whose translation MALTPQDVSRIAHLARLELQEAESAALLPQLNDFFSIVEQMSAVDTAGVEPLYTPLSAIQEVHLRLREDAVTESNQRELNQRSAPAVEDGLFLVPKVIE comes from the coding sequence ATGGCCTTGACACCACAAGACGTAAGCCGCATCGCCCATCTGGCGCGCCTGGAGCTGCAGGAGGCCGAAAGCGCCGCCCTGCTGCCCCAGCTGAATGACTTCTTCTCCATCGTCGAGCAGATGAGCGCGGTGGACACCGCCGGCGTCGAGCCGCTGTACACCCCGCTGTCGGCCATCCAGGAGGTGCATCTGCGCCTGCGCGAGGACGCCGTCACCGAAAGCAACCAGCGCGAACTCAACCAGCGCAGCGCCCCGGCCGTGGAAGACGGCCTGTTCCTGGTTCCCAAGGTCATCGAATGA
- the gatA gene encoding Asp-tRNA(Asn)/Glu-tRNA(Gln) amidotransferase subunit GatA: MSISNNTPLHDLGVAELGQGLRDKRFSSIELTQHLLQRVQTSDSQLGAFLHVDAEHALARARAADARLAAGEGAQAGGALIGVPLAHKDIFVTADMPTTAGSKILAGYRSPFDATVVARLNAAGTVSLGKLNCDEFAMGSANENSAYQPVANPWDASRVPGGSSGGSAAAVAARLLPASTGTDTGGSIRQPASFTGITGIKPTYGICSRYGMIAFASSLDQAGPMARSAEDCALLLSAMSGFDERDATSVQQAPQDFHAQMLSAREGATAAQPLKGLRIGLPREFFPAALSADVNSAVRAGLAELEKLGATLVDVSLPRTELAIPVYYIIAPAEASSNLSRFDGVKFGHRAAQFDDLLDMYKKTRAEGFGAEVKRRIMIGSYVLSHGYYDAYYLQAQKLRRMIADDFQQAFQHCDLIAGPVAPTVAWKHGEGKDDPVKAYLADIFTLPGSLAGLPGMSVPVGLGEGGMPVGLQLLGNYFKEGQLLHTAHALQQATDWHRAAPAGI; encoded by the coding sequence ATGAGCATCTCGAACAACACCCCCCTGCACGACCTGGGCGTGGCCGAGCTGGGCCAAGGCCTGCGCGACAAGCGGTTCTCCAGCATCGAGCTGACCCAGCACCTGCTGCAGCGCGTTCAGACCAGCGACAGCCAGCTGGGCGCCTTCCTCCATGTGGACGCCGAGCACGCCCTGGCGCGCGCCCGTGCGGCGGATGCCCGCCTGGCGGCAGGCGAAGGCGCCCAAGCCGGCGGCGCCCTGATCGGCGTGCCCCTGGCGCACAAGGACATCTTCGTCACCGCCGACATGCCGACCACGGCCGGCTCCAAGATCCTGGCCGGCTACCGCAGCCCCTTCGACGCCACCGTGGTGGCGCGCCTGAATGCGGCCGGCACGGTCTCGCTGGGCAAGCTCAACTGCGACGAGTTCGCCATGGGCTCGGCCAATGAGAACTCGGCCTACCAGCCGGTGGCCAACCCCTGGGACGCCAGCCGCGTGCCGGGTGGCTCCTCGGGCGGCTCGGCCGCTGCAGTGGCCGCACGCCTGCTGCCGGCCTCCACAGGCACCGACACCGGCGGCTCGATCCGCCAGCCGGCCAGCTTCACCGGCATCACCGGCATCAAGCCGACCTACGGCATCTGCAGCCGCTACGGCATGATCGCCTTCGCCTCCAGCCTGGACCAGGCGGGCCCCATGGCCCGCTCGGCCGAGGACTGCGCCCTGCTGCTCTCGGCCATGAGCGGCTTTGACGAGCGCGACGCCACCAGCGTGCAGCAAGCCCCGCAGGATTTCCATGCCCAGATGCTGAGTGCCCGCGAAGGAGCCACCGCCGCCCAGCCACTCAAGGGTCTGCGCATCGGCCTGCCGCGCGAGTTCTTCCCCGCGGCCCTGTCGGCCGACGTCAACAGCGCTGTGCGCGCCGGCCTGGCCGAGCTGGAAAAGCTCGGCGCCACCCTGGTGGATGTGAGCCTGCCGCGCACCGAACTGGCGATTCCGGTGTACTACATCATTGCCCCGGCCGAGGCCAGCTCCAACCTGAGCCGCTTTGACGGTGTCAAGTTCGGCCATCGCGCCGCCCAGTTCGACGACCTGCTGGACATGTACAAGAAGACCCGTGCCGAAGGCTTCGGCGCCGAGGTCAAGCGCCGGATCATGATCGGCAGCTACGTGCTGTCTCACGGTTACTACGACGCCTACTATCTGCAGGCGCAAAAGCTGCGCCGCATGATTGCCGACGATTTCCAGCAGGCCTTCCAGCACTGCGACCTGATCGCCGGCCCGGTGGCACCCACCGTGGCCTGGAAGCATGGCGAAGGCAAGGACGACCCGGTCAAGGCCTATCTGGCCGACATCTTCACCCTGCCCGGCTCGCTGGCCGGCCTGCCCGGCATGAGCGTGCCGGTGGGTCTGGGCGAAGGCGGCATGCCCGTCGGCTTGCAGCTGCTGGGCAACTACTTCAAGGAAGGCCAGCTGCTGCACACCGCCCACGCGCTGCAGCAAGCCACCGACTGGCACCGTGCCGCTCCCGCAGGAATCTAA
- the gatB gene encoding Asp-tRNA(Asn)/Glu-tRNA(Gln) amidotransferase subunit GatB has product MASSSSKLIRGYEVVIGLENHVQLSTVSKIFSGSSTAFGAEPNTQASAVDLALPGTLPVLNRGAVERAIRFGLAVGAKVAPLSIFARKNYFYPDLPKGYQISQFEIPVVQGGKVEFFVGDEKKVVQLTRAHLEEDAGKSLHEDYHGQSGIDLNRAGTPLLEIVSEPEMRSAAEACEYAKTLHALVMWLGICDGNMQEGSFRCDVNVSVRKPGEPFGTRREIKNLNSFRYLLQAVDYEVNWQIDEIEDGRKIQQATVLFNPDTGETRAMRSKEDSADYRYFPDPDLPPLVIGADWIERVKQEMPELPSQMAKRFEEQDGLSPYDAALITESLAKARYFETARDACGHPKLVVNWMNGEIARLLNAKGQTFEDVHVQPRVLGRLIERISSGVISNSGAKDVFKAICEDSRDLPEVVDEVIKALGVEQVSDTGAIEAILDEVLAANPKSVEEFRAGKDKAFNALVGQAMKATKGKANPSLVNELLKKKLAG; this is encoded by the coding sequence ATGGCATCTAGCAGCAGCAAATTGATCCGTGGCTACGAGGTCGTGATCGGCCTGGAAAACCACGTCCAACTGTCCACCGTCTCCAAGATCTTCAGCGGCTCCTCCACCGCCTTCGGCGCCGAGCCCAACACGCAGGCTTCGGCCGTGGACCTGGCCCTGCCGGGCACTCTGCCGGTGCTGAACCGCGGTGCGGTCGAGCGCGCCATCCGCTTCGGCCTGGCCGTGGGCGCCAAGGTGGCGCCGCTGTCCATCTTCGCGCGCAAGAACTATTTCTACCCCGACCTGCCCAAGGGCTACCAGATCAGCCAGTTCGAGATCCCGGTGGTGCAAGGCGGCAAGGTCGAATTCTTCGTCGGCGACGAGAAGAAGGTCGTGCAGTTGACCCGCGCCCACCTCGAGGAAGACGCCGGCAAAAGCCTGCACGAGGACTACCACGGCCAGAGCGGCATCGACCTGAACCGTGCCGGCACGCCCTTGCTGGAAATCGTCTCCGAGCCCGAGATGCGCTCCGCCGCCGAGGCCTGCGAGTACGCCAAGACCCTGCACGCCCTGGTGATGTGGCTGGGCATCTGCGACGGCAATATGCAGGAAGGCTCCTTCCGCTGCGACGTCAACGTCTCGGTGCGCAAGCCCGGCGAGCCCTTCGGCACCCGCCGCGAGATCAAGAACCTCAACAGCTTCCGCTACCTGCTGCAGGCCGTGGACTACGAGGTCAACTGGCAGATCGACGAGATCGAGGACGGCCGCAAGATCCAGCAAGCCACCGTGCTCTTCAACCCCGACACGGGCGAGACGCGCGCCATGCGCAGCAAGGAAGACTCGGCCGACTACCGCTACTTCCCCGACCCCGATCTGCCGCCCCTGGTGATCGGCGCCGACTGGATCGAGCGGGTCAAGCAAGAGATGCCCGAGCTGCCCTCTCAAATGGCGAAGCGGTTCGAGGAGCAAGATGGGCTGTCACCGTACGACGCCGCATTGATTACTGAAAGTCTTGCGAAAGCTCGTTACTTCGAGACTGCTCGCGACGCTTGCGGGCACCCGAAGCTGGTGGTGAACTGGATGAACGGCGAAATCGCTCGACTTTTGAACGCCAAGGGTCAGACATTTGAAGACGTTCACGTGCAACCACGCGTTTTGGGACGTCTGATCGAGCGCATTAGCTCTGGAGTGATCAGCAACAGCGGCGCAAAGGACGTCTTCAAGGCCATTTGCGAAGACTCGCGAGATCTCCCCGAAGTCGTTGACGAGGTCATCAAGGCACTGGGCGTCGAACAAGTCAGCGACACCGGCGCCATCGAAGCCATCCTCGACGAGGTGCTGGCCGCCAACCCCAAATCGGTGGAAGAGTTCCGCGCCGGCAAGGACAAGGCCTTCAACGCCCTGGTCGGCCAGGCCATGAAGGCCACCAAGGGCAAGGCCAACCCCAGCCTGGTGAACGAGCTGCTGAAGAAGAAGCTGGCCGGCTGA
- the pyrE gene encoding orotate phosphoribosyltransferase yields the protein MNASTSPAAPATPDLLAQEFVAFAVESGVLRFGEFKTKAGRLSPYFFNAGLFDDGAKLGRLVQFYAQRLIASGLQFDMIFGPAYKGITLAAALSVELARLGHNKPYAYNRKEAKDHGEGGTLVGAPVRGRVLIIDDVISAGTSVRESIAMIAAAGATPCGVTIALDRQEKAVENGVESPKSAVQYVSEELQLPVIAIAGLADLLEYLRTTSDSGVTAYAGAVQAYRDRYGV from the coding sequence ATGAACGCCTCGACCTCTCCCGCCGCCCCCGCCACGCCCGACCTGCTGGCCCAGGAATTTGTTGCCTTCGCGGTCGAGTCCGGCGTGCTGCGCTTCGGTGAATTCAAAACGAAAGCCGGGCGCCTGAGCCCTTACTTTTTCAACGCCGGTCTGTTCGACGATGGCGCCAAGCTGGGCCGTCTGGTGCAGTTCTATGCCCAGCGCCTGATCGCCTCGGGCCTGCAGTTCGACATGATCTTCGGCCCCGCCTACAAGGGCATCACCCTGGCCGCGGCCCTGTCGGTGGAGTTGGCGCGTCTGGGCCACAACAAGCCCTACGCCTACAACCGCAAGGAAGCCAAGGACCACGGCGAAGGTGGCACCCTGGTCGGCGCGCCGGTGCGGGGTCGGGTCTTGATCATTGACGATGTCATTTCCGCCGGCACTTCGGTGCGCGAGTCCATCGCCATGATCGCCGCTGCGGGTGCCACGCCCTGCGGTGTCACCATCGCCCTGGATCGCCAAGAGAAGGCGGTCGAGAACGGCGTCGAGAGCCCCAAATCCGCCGTGCAGTACGTCAGCGAAGAATTGCAACTGCCGGTGATTGCGATTGCCGGCCTGGCCGACTTGCTGGAATACTTGCGCACCACCAGCGACAGCGGTGTCACCGCTTACGCGGGCGCTGTCCAGGCCTATCGGGATCGCTACGGAGTCTGA
- a CDS encoding TonB-dependent receptor, producing the protein MKAQFPVQSPSRLTLALGLVLAAWPLSSALAQTSEDAGAAKSDKSKLETVVITAERRTENIKDVPNAVSAISGEKLDVLNSSGQDVRFLSGRVPSLNIESSFGRAFPRFYIRGYGNTDFRLNASQPVSLIYDDVVQENPILKGFPVFDVKNVEVIAGPQGTLFGRNTPAGVVKFDSVKPGKKQEGYASFSYGTYGTSNLEGAFNLPLSGEWAARISAQVQHRDDWVKNQVPNAQTPATEGYDDRAVRIQALYEPSKTFSALFNVHNRELDGSPRMFRSSIIKPGSNELVAGFDPAKMYIDGKNEQRLHATGGSAKLKWVMGDLTLHSITAIETVQPFSRADVDGGYILRVIPSNFKLPPYDKEGEVFFPVETSDALRDHRQLTQELRLESNAAGPLRWQGGAYFFDERYTMESYDYTVAVPPLVSTRQTNKAWALFGSVNYEVTPELKLRAGLRYTNDKKTLATTGKVIDTAGTSAETDDNKVNWDVSGTYSLSRDTNLYARVATGFRAASIYPADGFGAQSKARPENVTSFELGIKSDFWQRRARLSANVFSYKVKDQQLTAVGSTSNTNTLLNASKATGQGFEINLDLLPTENLMLTLGASYNDTKIKDASLSDLRPGSGAIPIGTPDGQGRYSLYGNPLPNAPKWIANMTARYGVPLADGSEVFVYTDWAYRSKINFFLLPSVEFTGKSLLEGGVRVGYIWNNGKYEVAAFGRNITNKVVVNGAIAFNNLTGFINDPRTYGLQFKALF; encoded by the coding sequence ATGAAAGCGCAGTTCCCGGTTCAGTCTCCCTCTCGTTTGACCTTGGCGCTCGGCCTGGTGCTGGCCGCCTGGCCCCTGAGCTCTGCGCTGGCGCAGACCTCAGAGGACGCAGGCGCGGCCAAGTCCGACAAGAGCAAGCTGGAGACGGTGGTCATCACCGCCGAGCGCCGCACCGAGAACATCAAGGACGTGCCCAATGCCGTCTCCGCCATCAGCGGCGAGAAGCTCGATGTGCTGAACTCCAGCGGCCAGGACGTGCGCTTTCTGTCCGGCCGCGTGCCCAGCCTGAACATCGAGTCGTCCTTCGGCCGCGCCTTCCCCCGCTTCTACATCCGCGGCTACGGCAACACCGATTTCCGCCTCAATGCCTCGCAGCCCGTCTCGCTGATTTATGACGACGTGGTGCAGGAGAACCCCATCTTGAAGGGCTTCCCGGTCTTCGACGTCAAGAACGTGGAAGTGATCGCCGGCCCGCAAGGCACGCTGTTCGGCCGCAACACGCCGGCCGGCGTGGTCAAGTTCGATTCGGTCAAGCCGGGCAAGAAGCAGGAAGGCTATGCCAGCTTCTCCTACGGCACCTACGGCACCAGCAACCTCGAAGGTGCTTTCAACCTGCCGCTGAGCGGCGAGTGGGCCGCACGCATCTCGGCCCAGGTGCAGCACCGTGACGACTGGGTCAAGAACCAGGTGCCCAATGCCCAGACCCCGGCCACCGAAGGCTATGACGACCGCGCCGTGCGCATCCAGGCCCTGTACGAGCCGAGCAAGACCTTCAGCGCCCTGTTCAATGTGCACAACCGCGAGCTGGACGGCTCGCCACGCATGTTCCGCTCCAGCATCATCAAGCCGGGCAGCAACGAGCTGGTCGCCGGCTTCGACCCGGCCAAGATGTACATCGATGGCAAGAACGAGCAGCGCCTGCACGCCACCGGCGGCAGCGCCAAGCTCAAGTGGGTGATGGGCGACCTGACCCTGCACTCGATCACGGCCATCGAGACGGTGCAGCCCTTCAGCCGCGCCGACGTGGACGGCGGTTACATCTTGCGGGTCATCCCCAGCAACTTCAAGCTGCCGCCTTACGACAAGGAAGGCGAAGTGTTCTTCCCGGTCGAAACCTCGGACGCGCTGCGTGACCACCGCCAGCTGACCCAGGAATTGCGCCTGGAGTCGAACGCCGCCGGCCCGCTGCGCTGGCAGGGTGGCGCCTACTTCTTCGATGAGCGCTACACCATGGAGTCGTACGACTACACGGTGGCCGTGCCGCCTTTGGTCAGCACGCGCCAGACCAACAAAGCCTGGGCCTTGTTCGGTTCGGTCAACTACGAAGTCACGCCCGAGCTGAAACTGCGCGCCGGCCTTCGCTACACCAACGACAAGAAGACCCTGGCCACCACCGGCAAGGTCATCGACACCGCGGGCACCAGCGCCGAGACCGACGACAACAAGGTCAACTGGGACGTTTCCGGTACCTACAGCCTCAGCCGCGACACCAACCTTTATGCCCGCGTGGCCACCGGCTTCCGCGCGGCCTCGATCTACCCGGCCGACGGTTTCGGTGCGCAGAGCAAGGCACGCCCGGAGAACGTCACGTCCTTCGAACTGGGCATCAAGAGCGACTTCTGGCAGCGCCGCGCCCGTCTGTCGGCCAATGTCTTTTCCTACAAGGTCAAGGACCAGCAGCTGACGGCGGTGGGCTCGACCAGCAACACCAACACCCTGCTCAATGCCAGCAAGGCCACCGGCCAGGGCTTCGAGATCAACCTCGATCTTCTGCCCACCGAGAACCTGATGCTGACCCTGGGTGCCAGCTACAACGACACCAAGATCAAGGACGCCAGCCTTTCCGACCTGCGCCCTGGCAGCGGCGCCATCCCCATCGGCACGCCCGATGGCCAGGGCCGCTACAGCCTCTATGGCAATCCCCTGCCCAATGCCCCCAAGTGGATTGCCAACATGACCGCCCGCTACGGCGTTCCCCTGGCCGACGGCAGCGAGGTGTTTGTCTACACCGACTGGGCCTACCGCTCGAAGATCAACTTCTTCCTGCTGCCCTCGGTGGAGTTCACCGGCAAGTCCCTGCTGGAAGGTGGCGTGCGCGTCGGCTACATCTGGAACAACGGCAAGTACGAGGTGGCTGCGTTCGGTCGCAACATCACCAACAAGGTGGTGGTCAACGGCGCGATCGCCTTCAACAACCTGACCGGTTTCATCAACGACCCGCGCACCTACGGCCTGCAGTTCAAGGCCCTGTTCTGA
- a CDS encoding exodeoxyribonuclease III — translation MRFITANLNGIRSAATKGFFDWLPAQNADALGVQEVKAQDEHVAGTYCSSGELQGHFHYAEKKGYSGVGLYTRETPSEVLIGFGNPEFDAEGRYIEKRFDKPGRKLSLISCYFPSGSSGPERQEAKYRFLDAMFPHLMALKSQREFILVADVNIAHKEADLKNWKGNLKNSGFLPEERAWLDQLFGSGKDQGGLVDVYRQLHPDTTDACYTWWSNRGQAYAKNVGWRLDYHFATPKLAALAQRAAIYKDQKFSDHAPLTVDYDFSL, via the coding sequence ATGCGCTTCATCACCGCCAATCTGAACGGCATCCGCTCTGCCGCCACCAAGGGCTTTTTCGACTGGCTGCCAGCGCAGAACGCCGACGCCCTCGGCGTGCAGGAAGTGAAGGCACAGGACGAGCATGTGGCCGGCACCTACTGCAGCTCCGGTGAGCTGCAAGGCCATTTCCATTACGCCGAGAAAAAGGGTTACTCCGGCGTGGGCCTCTACACCCGCGAAACACCCAGCGAGGTCTTGATCGGCTTCGGCAACCCCGAGTTCGACGCCGAAGGCCGCTACATCGAAAAGCGCTTCGACAAGCCCGGCCGCAAGCTCAGCCTGATCAGCTGCTACTTCCCCAGCGGCAGCAGCGGCCCCGAGCGCCAGGAAGCCAAGTACCGTTTCCTCGACGCCATGTTCCCGCACCTGATGGCACTCAAGTCCCAGCGCGAGTTCATCCTGGTGGCCGACGTCAACATCGCCCACAAGGAAGCCGACCTGAAGAACTGGAAGGGCAACCTCAAGAACAGCGGTTTCCTGCCCGAGGAACGCGCCTGGCTGGACCAGCTCTTCGGCAGCGGCAAGGACCAGGGCGGCCTGGTCGACGTCTACCGCCAGCTGCACCCCGACACCACCGACGCTTGCTACACCTGGTGGAGCAACCGCGGCCAGGCCTATGCCAAGAACGTGGGCTGGCGCCTGGACTACCACTTCGCGACGCCGAAGCTGGCCGCCCTGGCCCAGCGCGCCGCCATCTACAAAGACCAGAAGTTCAGCGACCATGCACCGCTGACGGTGGATTACGACTTCAGCCTCTGA
- a CDS encoding putative bifunctional diguanylate cyclase/phosphodiesterase has protein sequence MRAIETQTPGAPAAEPAAPADLPLQMSLQMPLRLLLRFADPAFEQRFVQHYVAFYLRYAQASLLLGALLVSGDWLIDQLAHGGGAANFLRLSLAVPVLLLGLACSFLPQSRRHWQGAMASFIVVVALCLFFILVRIDAEGGAGLKTWVGVLNFTFLEFYCFVILGVQFRHALASGLLILAAFLYALFAHAGLLAGEAGYWTYHVLTVFILAAGIGWWREFVLRKEFLARAALDDALRAAEQRAMRLAHYDEVTGLPNRRLLAELSAPALAQAGAGGPACALLHLEIDRFGGMHDLYGHGQSDLMLAGIAQRLRTCLRGQVPGLDWGLLPGSLSASLAAEPDLVLARLGDQAFAVFITGLEGQDRASGLAQRLLAAVAEPVPVDGQQILLTASIGIAMCPGDAQDLLNLTRCAEQTAHVAAEAGGAQHKFFDEALNARAKDRVLLEAELRQALLSGQLRLHYQPKVDACNARLVGAEALLRWQHPQRGLIAPGLFIPLAEDSGLIAPLTDWVLHAACQSLRRWADLGLAMLPLSVNLPASSLADAGLPEQLSALVQHYGLQPAWLMLELTETMLMREMATAVAVLDRLRALGFGLSLDDFGTGYSSLSHLKRLPMSELKIDRAFITEVARGGRDAALASAIITLGRELGLQVVAEGVETQEQSEFLIGRGCRLQQGYWFARPLPPEAFEAMLRAGTTRV, from the coding sequence ATGCGCGCCATCGAGACCCAGACGCCCGGTGCCCCGGCGGCCGAGCCGGCGGCGCCGGCCGATCTGCCCTTGCAAATGTCCCTGCAGATGCCCTTGCGCTTGCTGCTGCGCTTCGCGGACCCGGCCTTCGAACAGCGCTTTGTTCAGCACTATGTGGCCTTCTACCTGCGCTATGCCCAGGCCAGCCTTCTGCTGGGGGCCTTGCTGGTCAGTGGCGACTGGTTGATCGATCAGCTGGCGCATGGCGGCGGCGCGGCCAATTTTCTGCGCTTGAGCCTGGCGGTGCCGGTGCTGTTGCTGGGCCTGGCCTGCTCCTTCTTGCCGCAGTCGCGGCGCCATTGGCAGGGGGCCATGGCGAGCTTCATCGTCGTGGTGGCTTTGTGCCTGTTCTTCATTCTGGTGCGCATCGATGCCGAGGGTGGGGCGGGCCTCAAGACCTGGGTGGGCGTGTTGAACTTCACCTTTCTGGAGTTCTATTGCTTCGTCATCCTGGGCGTGCAGTTCCGCCATGCCCTGGCCTCGGGCCTCTTGATCCTGGCCGCCTTCCTGTACGCGCTGTTTGCCCATGCCGGGTTGCTGGCTGGCGAGGCTGGCTACTGGACCTACCATGTGCTCACGGTCTTCATCCTGGCCGCCGGCATCGGCTGGTGGCGGGAGTTCGTGCTGCGCAAGGAGTTCCTGGCGCGCGCTGCGCTCGACGACGCCTTGCGCGCGGCCGAGCAGCGCGCCATGCGCCTGGCGCATTACGACGAAGTCACCGGCCTGCCCAACCGCCGCCTGCTCGCAGAGCTGAGCGCACCGGCCCTGGCCCAGGCCGGCGCGGGTGGGCCGGCCTGTGCGCTGCTGCATCTGGAGATCGATCGCTTTGGCGGCATGCACGATTTGTACGGCCATGGCCAGAGCGACTTGATGCTGGCCGGGATTGCGCAGCGCCTGCGCACCTGCTTGCGCGGCCAGGTGCCCGGTCTTGACTGGGGGCTGCTTCCCGGCAGTCTGTCGGCCAGTCTGGCGGCCGAGCCGGATCTGGTGCTGGCCCGCCTCGGCGACCAGGCGTTTGCCGTCTTCATCACCGGGCTGGAAGGGCAGGACCGCGCCTCCGGCCTGGCGCAGCGCTTGCTGGCGGCCGTGGCCGAGCCGGTGCCTGTGGACGGCCAGCAGATCCTGCTGACCGCCAGCATCGGCATCGCCATGTGCCCCGGTGATGCGCAGGATCTGCTCAACCTGACCCGCTGCGCCGAGCAGACCGCGCACGTCGCCGCCGAGGCCGGCGGCGCCCAGCACAAGTTCTTTGACGAAGCCCTCAATGCCCGGGCCAAGGACCGGGTGCTGCTCGAAGCCGAGCTGCGTCAGGCCCTGCTCAGTGGCCAGCTGCGCCTGCACTACCAGCCTAAGGTCGATGCCTGCAATGCGCGCCTGGTGGGCGCCGAGGCCTTGCTGCGCTGGCAGCATCCGCAGCGGGGCCTGATCGCGCCGGGCCTGTTCATCCCCCTGGCCGAGGACAGCGGTCTGATCGCCCCGCTGACCGATTGGGTCTTGCACGCCGCCTGCCAGAGTCTGCGCCGCTGGGCCGATCTGGGCCTGGCGATGCTGCCGCTCTCGGTCAATCTGCCGGCCTCCAGCCTAGCCGATGCCGGCCTGCCCGAGCAGCTGAGCGCCCTGGTGCAGCACTACGGCCTGCAGCCCGCCTGGCTGATGCTGGAGCTGACCGAAACCATGCTGATGCGCGAGATGGCCACCGCCGTGGCCGTGCTCGATCGCCTGCGGGCGTTGGGCTTCGGGCTGTCGCTCGATGATTTCGGCACCGGCTATTCCTCGCTCAGCCACCTCAAGCGCCTGCCCATGAGCGAGCTCAAGATCGACCGCGCCTTCATCACCGAGGTGGCGCGCGGCGGCCGCGATGCCGCCCTGGCCTCGGCCATCATCACCCTGGGTCGCGAGCTGGGCCTGCAGGTGGTGGCCGAAGGGGTGGAGACGCAGGAACAGTCCGAGTTCCTGATCGGCCGCGGTTGCCGCCTGCAGCAGGGTTACTGGTTCGCACGACCACTGCCGCCGGAGGCCTTCGAGGCCATGCTCAGGGCCGGTACGACGCGGGTGTGA
- a CDS encoding DUF1801 domain-containing protein → MSSALDPAALIDARISELGGWRGEQLARARAWIREALPEVIEEWKWQVPVWSSQGILCTGESYKKAVKLTFPKGASLPDPAGLFNASLEGQTRRAIDWAEGAVLDEKAFKALIRAAAAFNAAAPALRR, encoded by the coding sequence ATGAGCTCTGCCCTTGACCCTGCCGCGCTGATCGATGCGCGCATTTCCGAATTGGGCGGCTGGCGCGGCGAGCAGCTGGCGCGTGCGCGCGCCTGGATCCGCGAGGCTTTGCCCGAGGTGATCGAGGAGTGGAAATGGCAGGTACCGGTGTGGTCCAGCCAGGGCATTCTGTGCACCGGCGAAAGCTACAAAAAGGCGGTCAAGCTGACCTTTCCCAAGGGCGCATCCTTGCCCGATCCGGCCGGCTTGTTCAACGCCAGCCTCGAGGGCCAGACCCGCCGCGCCATCGACTGGGCCGAAGGGGCCGTGCTGGACGAGAAGGCGTTCAAGGCCTTGATCCGGGCAGCCGCGGCGTTCAATGCGGCGGCCCCGGCCCTGCGTCGCTAG
- a CDS encoding HD-GYP domain-containing protein has protein sequence MRVCSLASVKNRIVLGEPLAFSVRDEGQLLLLARGQVIADEAQLEELFRRGARVEIAELAQSVAPPRRRESAERSLEQLAEDWEQSPHALRRALSAAPEHLAAAVHAASDQLLGLIQRAPNLALAQVVRHPSAGAGHYGVNHSIHAATACRAAANFLGWSEAEQRRAFQAALTMNLSMVELQGKLADQVSPLTSLQREAIQDHPRRSAEMLAAAGIEDGDWLAAVAQHHEVPDGSGYPQGLTDIAELAQLLRYADVYTARLSSRANRPAMSAQQAGRELHQMAAESPLAGALIKAFGIFPPGSLVRLSSGEMGLVVRNGDKAYHPLVSALTHTDGEPRRKPLLRDSARADHSVVALLSAQNLPMRLSDERVAALIGEH, from the coding sequence ATGCGCGTTTGCTCCCTCGCTTCCGTCAAGAATCGCATCGTCCTGGGTGAACCCCTGGCGTTCAGCGTGCGCGACGAAGGCCAGCTGCTGCTTCTGGCGCGCGGCCAGGTGATTGCCGACGAGGCGCAGCTGGAAGAGCTGTTCCGGCGCGGTGCCCGGGTCGAGATTGCCGAGCTGGCGCAATCGGTGGCGCCACCGCGGCGCCGCGAGAGCGCCGAGCGCTCCCTGGAGCAGTTGGCGGAGGACTGGGAGCAGTCGCCCCATGCCTTGCGCCGCGCGCTCAGCGCGGCCCCGGAGCATCTGGCAGCGGCGGTGCATGCCGCGTCGGATCAGCTGCTGGGCCTGATCCAGCGCGCCCCCAATCTGGCCCTGGCCCAGGTGGTGCGGCATCCGAGCGCTGGTGCCGGACACTACGGCGTCAACCACTCCATCCACGCCGCCACCGCCTGCCGGGCCGCGGCCAATTTCCTGGGCTGGAGCGAGGCCGAGCAGCGCCGCGCCTTCCAGGCGGCGCTGACCATGAATCTGTCCATGGTCGAGCTGCAAGGCAAACTGGCCGATCAGGTCTCGCCCCTGACCAGCTTGCAGCGCGAGGCCATCCAGGACCATCCGCGGCGCAGCGCCGAGATGCTGGCCGCGGCCGGCATCGAGGACGGCGACTGGCTCGCTGCCGTGGCCCAACACCACGAGGTGCCCGATGGCTCGGGTTACCCGCAAGGCCTGACCGACATCGCCGAGCTGGCCCAGCTCTTGCGCTACGCCGATGTCTACACCGCGCGCTTGAGCAGCCGCGCCAACCGCCCGGCCATGAGCGCCCAGCAGGCCGGCCGCGAGCTGCACCAGATGGCGGCCGAGAGCCCGCTGGCCGGGGCGCTGATCAAGGCCTTTGGCATCTTCCCGCCGGGCAGCCTGGTGCGCCTGTCCTCGGGCGAGATGGGCCTGGTGGTGCGCAATGGCGACAAGGCCTACCACCCGCTGGTCTCGGCCTTGACCCATACCGATGGCGAGCCGCGCCGCAAGCCCCTGCTGCGCGACAGCGCCCGTGCCGACCACAGCGTGGTGGCCCTGCTCTCGGCCCAGAACCTGCCCATGCGCCTCAGCGACGAGCGGGTGGCGGCCTTGATCGGCGAGCATTGA